Genomic window (Plasmodium knowlesi strain H genome assembly, chromosome: 9):
GGCCATTGTTTTGAACTTTTGTCCTCACTGTCGTCCCACATGTTCGACGGATTCTTCATTGGGATGACGGGATGACCAGTTTTGAAATTATTCCAAAACGGTACAGGTGGTATACCCACTCCGATGTTTGTTCCTTTGGTAGGGGCTACCCCTCCATATGTGTAACTCTCTTCATAAGGAAAATTGTTCGCAAGAGGGGATCTTCCCTTTGGGAGAAACAACCCAGTGGCGACAGTGCATGTCCGCTCTTGATATGTTGTCTTATCCTGAGCCCACCCCGCTCCATGATGCTCGGTGTTACCACTTTGCCTCCTGTGTAATAGGTGACGGTCCACTCCATTGGTGCGGCAGAAATGAGAAGGAGTATCGTCATCCAGTGCACTCCTGAGGTTTGACCCATATATAGGTAAGCTGATTTGCGGGCGGGAGGGGAGCTCTTCGTACAGGTGTTCACCACTTTGCCTGTCCCCACATTGCACATCACCGTTTTGTAATTCATAGGATGACAAGTCGAACTCCCTCTTATGCTTCGCAGACTGCATGAAGAGAGGATTTCTGATCTCCTTGGGAGGGCTGGAATAGTCGTACGGCTTGTTCCTGTTCCCCTTTAAATTACTTGTGTCCATAATATTGAGTGGAGCAGTGAAACCAACCTTCTGTGTAGGCAGTCTGTAAGATATACTCAGAAGCCTCAGTtgcaaaattataaaatcgTAAATGTCGGTCCGTAGCTCAAATACTTTCCTCCAATTCCCCCACCCCTCCACGCACTTGATCCAGAAGCTGATTTCGTAGAAATGACCCGGCTGCAGGGAGTAGCCAAAATATAAATTCTTTGTTTTGCAAAAGTCGCTAGGTCTACTGTCCACCAAAAACTGTAAGCTCTTCCTCAGTTCCTTAAGTGCAAGCAGAGGGGTGTTAATGTCGACCTTGAAGGATATGTCTATATAAGCATTTTTAGACCTGCTTTCATTATATATCTTGGCATTACTTAGCTTTGAATTTTCGTAAATAACAATTTTTCCAGTGGTGGTTTCGAATTCGGTGGTATatgttttgatttttttaatgtacaTGGCTTCTCCCCCATCGAGCCTTATACGATCCCCTATATTGTACGGATTAGAGAAGGCGATAAAAATAACGGAGGTGATAAAGCTTGTGTACATATAGCTCAGAATTACCGTCACGGCAGTTATGAACGCAGCCCCTGTTACAATGATAGTGTCGACAGAGActccaaaaataaataaaagaacgACTGATgctaagaaggaaagaagaatagACATTAGTCGACGAACCAATTTAAGAATACTTTCTTGTCCCTTCAaactttttataaatttttttctacaagATATAGCTCTTTTTATTGCATTTCTAAACATGAGCATGTCAATCTTTCCATGTCCAGACAAATCAAATTCCTTCATGAATTCTTCCGCTTCTTCTGGTTTCAGAAAAACTTCAATCATTTCTTTTGTTATAAATTCGTTTCCATTTATGCTCATTTGCATTGGACTTCTCACATTCATAACGAAGGGATCATCAATTTCCAGAGAAATGTCTTTCTTTATTCTGCTAAATCGTCCTTTCTTATTCTTCTTAAAACATAGACATGGGAAAAGTTttgttttcttattttctttcaatatttttacgtTGATTGCATCGCTCCTCTCTAGAACATTCACTTCTTCGTTCATGAGATGCGAATGATAATTCTGCGTGTTCTTGTTTGTAGATCcgttatttttcattttcctacTTAATTTGATAGactcctttattttgttgtttgtttttttttttctatctccGAATAGGTGATACGATGAGTTCACATCTCTAGTGTACGAATCTTTATTGCTTTCATCACTAGAAATGTTCAGTGTGGTGTTTCGCTTCGCTGGTGCATTTTGTACTGGAGCACCCACGGTGTACTCACGGTTCAGCCTCTGCGTCGCGTTCTCCAGCTCGATGTCGCGCGGGGCACCTTCCTCATCTGCATCATCTACCTCTTCCGTTGTGACGAGTGCCCCCTTTTCGGAGGTTCCTCTCCCCATTTCGCACTTATGCATCGAATCCATGGTGTACTTCTTCTGCAAGACATCCTCGATTGTGATATCCTTTATTTGCACCTGCATGCTATTGTAATTTTCGAGCGGTGGGTAAAATGTCCCCTCCTCTGCGCCCTTCAAATCTTCATACATAGTATTGGCTCCATCATTTGCGCATCCAGCGGGGTCTTTCTTCTCGCCCGCCCTTTCTTGAATGATGGACAGGGACGGCGTTATGCAAATATTGAACTTTGTGCCTTCCAAAATGGATGTTCCTTTCCTGTCGAGGCTTGGTTTCTCATCTATCTCGTCCCTTCGCCTAATCGCGGAGGACGGGAGAATCGCCCCTCCCTCCCCCGTACCACTATTTCGTGCTTCTCTCTCTAAATTCGCCCGCACGGTTTCCTTCCTCAGGGCCGAGACATTTCCACCCCGTTCATCATCTAGCTGATCATCCGATGGATCATGCACTTGCATCCCCCCGTCGGTAACTTTGAGACTTCTAATTTGTTGCACACGGGAAGAAGCACCCGAAGTTACAACACCATCCAAGGTCTCCCCTCGatgcttctccttcctttccctatTCATTTCAATCGTGCCGCTCACCGCGGAGGATGTCCTTTTCTCCGCCTTTTGGCTAGAACCCCCGCTAGTCAACCCACGGGAACCTCGATCACCAGGTTGCCCACCCAGATCAGTTCTCCCTGGTGATGAGCCGCCTCTATTCACCTCCTCCGCGCGTTCCAAATTTCCTGATTTAccccttctcctttgagCCACGCTGCTTCCATTCCTGGATCCGCGCTTTGCCTTGGGTTTCTGCTTGGCCCGACTTTTTGTCTTGCCCAAGGGTTCTGGCTCGCTAATCCCTGGTACAGCAGTCGCCTTCCGTCCTGCTACAACCGCTCTCTTTGCCGCTTCCTCCTGCGCAGCCTCCAAACGGATGGCGTCCAAATCGATATCGTTGAAAATGTTTTCCaagtttattttcttcttcgctcTGGATTCCGAATCGGAATTGTTCACAAGATTTTTAGGGCTAAAAGGGAAGGGACCCTGTAGGGGAGTCAAATTAGAATCCCTGTTCAAATTCAAAGTCATGATATTCCTATTAGGGGAGAACTCATCAGAAGACATATTATGCATGGCGGAGCCGGTGAAGGCATAAGTGTCATTCTTCTCTTGGTAATACATTTTCAAGGACATAATGATTTGTCTAAAAAGTATATCTCCAGCAATTTTAACtgaatttttattaatgAGTGGAATGCTATTGTTTAGAAGAAAAATCAAAGGAGGTGTATTTACAACATAATGACAAGCTAGCCAATTTTTGATTGTCGAGTTTTCTGTCTTAACAATATTTTTTGTCTCAAAAATTGGAGGGACCAAAAGCTtcatggcatttttttttttattcctatttAGAGCAATTTTACAGCATGTGCAGTTACGaggcaaatttttaaaaagtaacaACTCAGCTTTATCTTGAACAAACTTCTTACTAATGTCATTGGTTTCTAATTGCCTGATCATCTTCTCATCCTGGTATAGTTCGTAGCCAAACAGGGACCTGATATTTTCTTGCTTGTCTGCCATGAACATAAACCATTCAATATTAAATTTTCGGAGAATACCATATTTCGACAAATATTTCCCTAATAAATCATGGGCATTCATCAGAAAGCCCAACTCGAATACAAAAGATataatggaaaggaaaagcaacCTGGCTGCAAATACAATGTACAATAATGTAGGGAAGGTTATTAACCAGTTTATGCTActcaaaaatataaaggggTTGTCCTGATCCTTGTATCCAAAAATACGAAGAACAAAATAGTTCTCATTTTCTTgaactcccttttttaaaatcatgTTACTCCTCCAGTAAATAATCTGAACAGATGACCATAAGAGGTACACCAGTTCCGGATCCACTGTGTTGTAAAAAGCTGCACATAGGGCACTTGGCTGGAGAAGCTTTTCCAAAAACACCTTCTGAATGATCGCATGAATCACCATGATGAGTGTAAAAGAAGCTATGTTCACACCCAGGATGAGGAAGGAACAGTAAATGCTCCCATAGATGAATGTCCTATTATATTTCGGTTCGGCTATCGGATCGTGTAAATTGGGCTCCGATAAGGAACTCAAACTTACACAAAGAACAATCAAATTCATGATAAAGTGAATTATAAACCATAATCCTGGGGACAGGTCCGGATAGATTATCGACAAAATTCTCAGGATTATATCTCCCAATGTTTCACTCTCActttcatcttcctcttcctcatcatcttGCAAAAACTGAGGGTTGTACGATGACTTTTGGATATACAAATTCAGTGCGTTGATTCTGTCTTGCCTGTTCATGTACGACCTTGACATATCCATCATCAGTGACTGCGGGTATTTTGCCTTCGACCCgcttttgtaattttcttccctcgTTTCGTTCATCTTGTTCGATCCTCTGTGTGTTCATCGGCTTCCCTCCAGTTGTCCCTTCTACAGTGATGTGGACTCTTTTATTTCGGGGAACCGGGGGAGGAAGGGCAGATACTCTCCTCGCCCACCCGTCAGACCTATTCGCCTGTTCACTCCCTCACCTGGCCTTACACCTCCCCACCCCCACTAACAAACACACCGGATCTACCTCTCTTAGCTTATAGCGCTGATTCTAACACTTTTGAAGGTTCGAAGGTGTCATGTAATTATCTCTCCCTAATTATTCCTCAACTTCTCTTCATATTTACCCTAATCTCTTCAAGTTTCGCGTAGGTGTCGGCACATAgacgtacacatatattcgTGACTTTACTCATTCTACGCACACATCACCCTGCGCAGTGGTTCTCTCCTGCGTGATGCCTTTCCCTCCTCATgtgcacgttttttttttttttttttttcttgtctcgAACTAATGTTATGGCGCtttaacaaaaattaaaactttttcaaaatcgACAAAGGTGTGGGGGGGGAATTTTAGacaaacaattttttcttcatgacGGGGAAGGCGTCGGGGTAACTTCCCTTCagcttttgcaaaaaaataaaataaaataatggtATTCACTGGCTTAAATTCTCTCCCATTCTCCTATAGCCATGCGTAGCATTACATATGCGAACACGCGTGTGTGTATTTACCCACATGGAAGGTCGTGCACATGTCTATGGGAAAGAAACTGCGCCTATGGACCCATGATAGGCAGCATATGGCGAGCCAAGGCTTTCAATAAGGGAGGATCCCTACTTGGTATTCACGTTCACGGCAGAGGCACGTATATACAAGTAATGTACATGTGAATGCACATACGAATGTCCCTGCGCGATGTATGTGCGTATCAGTTCActcattttccttcccccatcTCGCTCGTTCTACATCTTACGCTACTTGTGGACGTCTTTTCCGCGACAGGTGACCGCAAGTGGCCCTAAACCACTTCACCCCTGAACGCTGAAAGCAGATGATGGCATAGGTCTAACAAACCGATTTAACAGTATATTAactcattttaaaaaaaaaatgtaacaatTCTGCTTCAATTAAAAAGTGGAAGCAATATTGACAGctttaaggaagaacaacGAGTTGTTCTCATCCTGTAACCACGTATTTACGTAAAGCTATTTTACTTTAAAACGTTTTGTGGGCACCCACATGGGCAGAATTATGAGGCAAAAAATGTCAACACTCACGTAAAATGCACTACCTCGAAAAATATGCCCAGTAGccaagagggaagaaaaaaaaaaaaaaaaaaaaaaaaaaaaaaaaaaaaaaatcacctgtGCACACGTTTTAGCAAGCCAAACGACATGTACAACGTAAAACCTgccgaaggaaaaaaaaaaaaaaaaaaaagaaaaaaaaagaaaaaaaaagaaaatttttttttttttcaattctccGATCACCTATAAAGTTTATCATGGCAAAGTGTCTGCATAATAACAGGTTGTAAATTTGAAAACatgtgaacttttttttttgggggggaatTCCTCCTCTGTAGAGCAGAAAGGACAACTTCTGCCCCCTCTACATATTGTTCATGCATGACTTGCGTAATGTGTTGCAATTTTTGCACATGCATGGAACAGTTTGGagcagaaaaaatgcaattgTGGTTGTCCACTTGTTTATATTATCACCCTTCGTTGCGTAGAAGTTGAAATTACAGCCTAGTATAGGAACTCCTTAAAGTGATGGTTAGCACGTTCGCAAAGGGGAattgtaaatatatgtatgagCAAAGGgaagggtggaaaaaaaaaaaaaaaaaaaaaaaaagaacgtcGGTACAAGGAAACCAAGGACAACAAACCGGCGTGAGCTGTTACATTTACGTGGCGCACAATGGACAGGaatcaaaattttattaagaaataaatctTACATCACATTGTTGCAACAAAACATTTGGTACTAACTTGTATAGGTACAGCGAGTGTGGTGTCTCTCCATACACAGGGCCTCCTTTTGTGCggtattttaatatttttagcGTCCTATGTGTGGCTACTCATATGTACGAATTGTTTTCCCCAAATGTGAAGGCACAATTGTGGAGGTCgccattttggaaaataattcttcacATCACAATAGGGGCAAAGCAGGGAAGGAAACATATTTTGTTATCTGCGCTCATCGCATGTATATGccctttttaaccttttttctttttttgtcttaTATAAATTTCCAACTTGTTTACTTCCTCCATACATTTGCGGGATGCAATACGCAGTATCATTCATGTATAAACCTGCATAACAGACATGTCTATGTTGAGGTATGGCAATTTGCCGACCCACCCAAGAAGCATTTATATGTTTATGTGCACACATTCGAGTAGCACACTTAATTGGACAAATCGAGACagttttcacattttttcccctttaccTTTACAATGCTCAAATATCGAAAGGCACAAACCATGCCGAATGCGTATCTATACCCttatgcaaaaatgggaagcaTTCGAATATGCGTATAACTTTCGGTATActagtatatatgtacgtttcAAGTGCAGTGTTGTGAATGACCACTTCGTAATTTCGCGAattagggggaaaaatattttcccgtATACTTACGTTGTGCCAATTCTAAATAGAAGTAAAAAGGTGGAAGGGGCATGCTTCCTTTTCGAGAAATGGTGTAAGGTCAACCAAGATGAACAGTTATAAGAATGGGCAGGTAAACATATACTATGAGTTATGCGTTTACATATTCCACTGCAACCGCGTAAGTAATGCAGGATTATGATGTTAAATGAGCTGTGTTGAAAGATGTCCCACTTTTTCTGTGTGTCTTTACCTATCTCATTTGTGATACCCCCCCCTATTGGGGATGTTTCCCCAAAGCGCAGCCCCTAAGGGGGACGAAGttaattcttccttcattttaagGACAATAATTTTGTGAATTAGGGGAGGAAGCACGGGACAATGTACTGCTAACCCCCGAGCCGTAAACTCACTCACCTGTAATGTTTAGCCACTTGACAGGCACATTGATAAGATAcgttaaaaaagaattttgtAAAAGGAGTGTGATAAAATTcagctgtaaaaaaaatctttcttttcctctaaATGTAGATTGTAAGTATTAAGTGTAATGGAGCAAAGCATGAACAGGTGAGCTGCGTATTGGGGACATATGGGCCTGGTTCCCTACTTGCACACCTTAACgaagtatgtacatatacttttttttctcgcgcCTTGGGAATTTTGCCACTTTGTGGGTTTCCATATTTTGCCCATCAAATTTTCAGTTTCTCCGTTTTGCAGTTCGGTCAATTGGCAAATTCTCAACTGCGCAGCACCCATTTTTAGCTACGCCGCTACCTCTTCAAGGAAAAAGCCGTTCTGCAGAAGTTGGCAGAAAATCACAAAATTGTTATGTCGCATGCAGTTTTACAAAACTATTTCTCGAAGGTCATCATTGACGCGCTCCATTTTTAGTCGTCCCACCAGGCGCAACTGCTTCAGCGTGAActgtatgctttttttttaaaaaaaaaaaaaaaaaaaaaaaaaaaaaaaaaatatgatggCTAGTTACCTGTCATGTTATGGTCAGGTAAAAAcgtaaagaaagaaaaaattcagaaaaaaaataaagtcgTGTGGTACTGGAAGGCCGTGACCCAGAAAAGAGAATGTAAAGGACGAAAGGCGGTTAAAAAAACGGACGCAAAAAATACTCCAGGCAGTGAAGTAAGCTAACTCCGGGGGAgaagcatatatacatacgtaagTGAAAATATACTTGTGAATTTTCTTTGTGCATTCCCACCACAAGAGAACCCCAGATTGAATACAAAAGATATGGTGGAAACCAACGCAAGCAGTAGCGCCACGGACGAACCCGCGAAAAGCGAGGACTTACCCAACGATGAAGGCGCCATCGATGGAAGCATCCGTGTGGAAGGTGGTAACGATGAAGGCAACAATGTCAAACGCAGCAATGTTGAGAGCTTCAAGAGGATGATAAAGGCTGCGAAGAAAATGTCGtccaggaagaagaagagggaaaTAAGGGACGCAGACTCAGAGGAAGAGCAGAACATCCTggaggtggagaaaaaacaaaacgaagaagaaggagaagcgaATTCAAAGGAAGACCAAGAACTCGATGGAGGCCTTGACGAAAAGGGCGAAAAAAACCCAAACGGGGAAGGCTCAAAAGAAGACCTCTCGAATGAGAACAACCcagggaagaggaaaaggaaatcaaaattgaagaaaaaaggcgaCCAAAAACAAATTAAGGAAAAGAGTACTCACCCTGCGGAAGACAACATTTTGGGGGATGAAAACTTATCTGATGATAGTCAGAGCAGCGGTGTGGCCCGCAATGAGAAGGTAGTccacgatgatgatgatgaggatgaccacgttggtgatggtgatgatgaagatgtcGACGccaaacaaaaaagagaaaggaaaaaaaacaaaaataagggAAAGCTCCGTCACACCAAGGATAAAAGCGCCGACCAGGGTggccaaaagaaaaagctcaAGTCGTCCACAAAAAAGAGCAAGTTTATAGATAGCGTAGCCGaagaaggggaggaagagACTGAGAGCGAAAGCGATAGCGAGGAgtatgaagaggaagacctAATCATCGAGGAAAATGACggacaagggaaaaaaaaaaaaaaaaaaaattcagcgAGAACTGGGAACTTGTCCACCCTGAGCCTACTGGACGATGAAGGAAATTACAACGATAACGAAGACATAGTTGATTCTGGTAAatcggagaaaaaaaaaaaatcccattttgatgaaatattggaaaatttaaagatgaaaaggaaaagagtaCAAAAGATTTCCGAAGATGAAGGCCTGCAGTATTGCGAAAATGTTCTAAACCAAATGATATTGATGCATGAACaggatataaaaaatataaaagaaaaaaaaccaGCAACAGCCAAGTTACAAATAATTGATCAAGTGTGTATGATTCTAACCAAGCCAAAATGGAAACCTTTTTTCATGAAGCTAAATATTTACCATGTTTTAGCATTATGGCTAATGCCGCTTTCAAAAAATACACTTCCCAATTTTACCATCCGAACGAATTTATTGAAGGTGATACAGCAGCTTCCAATTACTATCAAATCGTTGAGAGGTAGTCAGCTTGGGAAAATTATGACCTACTTACACACACATAAAGACGAAACagatgaaaacaaaaaactcATCAGAACCATTTTGCAAAACTGGATGGGACCCATCATAGGAATTAACACAAATTataaacaatttttaaaggaaagacaaaaacGAATTTTAGAAAATCCGGAATATCACAAGAAGGTACtcgaaaaagcaaaaacatTGCTTCCAGATTCCATTAGCATtgagaaagaggaagagcaaaatgaaatgaaaaaacatgCTACCATACCCTTCAACAGTGAATGCTCCTTTTTGATTAACGTCCCCTCTTCTGTGCCAAATTCTAGCAAGAAAATAATGCCTAAAAGTAAAATTAAGAGGCTTACCGATAATATGAAATTGTTGAAGAGGGCGCGAAAATCCCAGAAGGTTTCCATTGAGGGCAAGGGGGTTGCCTTGTAGGCCAGGgtacacacatgcatatatacctatgtaaatatatgtataacacTTCATATGTGTGTAGTGCATGTGTCCTTCGCTATTTGAACCTTCCTTTAAAGGGGGTCTTTTTGGCCAGTATCAAACTGAAGTGTCCGTGATGGGGTATTTCCCTCGTGCGTAATATTTACATGTTCGCTCCCATTTGAGCATTATTTTTGCAGTGTCCTTTATGAGTTCATCCTACATGTGTTCTCCATTTAAGTGTCTTTTTATCCTGCGCTTACGGGATGGTTAAACATCCGAGCCATCGCGAAATGTGCCACCAGGTGGAATTTTACTCATTTGGGGCGCTGCATAATACCTTGGAAGTCATTTAGATGCTGGGGTAGCCAGCCCTTCTTCCCACGGTTGTCCTAACCAAAGCACATCAATCTACCCTCTTTTTGGGGCAATTTTTGAGCAACCGATTAATGCACCACCACCACAACCCCTCAATTTTAGTCAACccaaatttatttcttcaacTTCAGttcgctttttctttttcttttttcttttttcttttttttcttttttcttttttcttttttttcttttttcttttttcttttttttcttttttttttttttgtgtagaACTGAGCGTAAGGCATCAATTTGATGACTGGCACAACATTACTGCCAAGttaattaatatataaaaattgcgaaaaagaagaaaagaaaaagaaaaaaaaaaaacaccatcAAATGGTATACATAGAACATGTACAGTCCTATCTCAATGGCGGTAACTGTAGGGGTACCACCATGCTTATTCGAAAATTTTTCCGCGCACTATATCAGCAActtagaaaaaaacaaaatacgCAGCGGGGTTAGCTCACTAAGTGTTATCAGCACTCTGTGCACCTGCAAGAAAATTGGGAGCGACAACTATACCTATACCCCCCTGCGCACCCCTTCACCGTTGGTATATGTTGCTGACGAACCGCGGTGGAGCAAACCACGGAAGTTCAAACCGTTTCGTCGCTACTTGTGAAGTATTGCGCATCTGCCACTGGTAAAGAgcgcaaaaaattatgatggGAGCCTCTGGGTAGATTTAATCATATGCCACCGTAAGATAACTACCCCTCTATGTAACCACAGAATCGCGAacaatgcaaaaaaaaaaaaaaaaaaaaaaaaaaaaaagtgtaacaGGTTCGCTTTAGAACAATTCTTGGGGTATAGGAgtgtaaatataaatatgcagataagttttactttttaatttatttttatgactGGGTAAGAATTGCGAAGTTTTCACGAGAAACTCTTttatggaatttttttttccttttttttttaccctctCGTTTTGCAACCCAATGACACAGAAATGCCACGCACGGATAACTTTGCTGCGCTGAAATAGTTAAATGTTTGTGCATCCGACCCGggagaaagcaaaaaaaaaaaaaaaaaaataaagtgcgTATAGacgtttatatatgtaggtgTGTATTTTGTTCGCGCCTACATAAGTGTATGGGGTGATTTACTACCATCTGGGTGTTCTATACAtcgctactttttt
Coding sequences:
- a CDS encoding IWS1-like protein, putative, yielding MVETNASSSATDEPAKSEDLPNDEGAIDGSIRVEGGNDEGNNVKRSNVESFKRMIKAAKKMSSRKKKREIRDADSEEEQNILEVEKKQNEEEGEANSKEDQELDGGLDEKGEKNPNGEGSKEDLSNENNPGKRKRKSKLKKKGDQKQIKEKSTHPAEDNILGDENLSDDSQSSGVARNEKVVHDDDDEDDHVGDGDDEDVDAKQKRERKKNKNKGKLRHTKDKSADQGGQKKKLKSSTKKSKFIDSVAEEGEEETESESDSEEYEEEDLIIEENDGQGKKKKKKNSARTGNLSTLSLLDDEGNYNDNEDIVDSGKSEKKKKSHFDEILENLKMKRKRVQKISEDEGLQYCENVLNQMILMHEQDIKNIKEKKPATAKLQIIDQVCMILTKPKWKPFFMKLNIYHVLALWLMPLSKNTLPNFTIRTNLLKVIQQLPITIKSLRGSQLGKIMTYLHTHKDETDENKKLIRTILQNWMGPIIGINTNYKQFLKERQKRILENPEYHKKVLEKAKTLLPDSISIEKEEEQNEMKKHATIPFNSECSFLINVPSSVPNSSKKIMPKSKIKRLTDNMKLLKRARKSQKVSIEGKGVAL
- a CDS encoding mechanosensitive ion channel protein, putative; its protein translation is MNETREENYKSGSKAKYPQSLMMDMSRSYMNRQDRINALNLYIQKSSYNPQFLQDDEEEEDESESETLGDIILRILSIIYPDLSPGLWFIIHFIMNLIVLCVSLSSLSEPNLHDPIAEPKYNRTFIYGSIYCSFLILGVNIASFTLIMVIHAIIQKVFLEKLLQPSALCAAFYNTVDPELVYLLWSSVQIIYWRSNMILKKGVQENENYFVLRIFGYKDQDNPFIFLSSINWLITFPTLLYIVFAARLLFLSIISFVFELGFLMNAHDLLGKYLSKYGILRKFNIEWFMFMADKQENIRSLFGYELYQDEKMIRQLETNDISKKFVQDKAELLLFKNLPRNCTCCKIALNRNKKKNAMKLLVPPIFETKNIVKTENSTIKNWLACHYVVNTPPLIFLLNNSIPLINKNSVKIAGDILFRQIIMSLKMYYQEKNDTYAFTGSAMHNMSSDEFSPNRNIMTLNLNRDSNLTPLQGPFPFSPKNLVNNSDSESRAKKKINLENIFNDIDLDAIRLEAAQEEAAKRAVVAGRKATAVPGISEPEPLGKTKSRAKQKPKAKRGSRNGSSVAQRRRGKSGNLERAEEVNRGGSSPGRTDLGGQPGDRGSRGLTSGGSSQKAEKRTSSAVSGTIEMNRERKEKHRGETLDGVVTSGASSRVQQIRSLKVTDGGMQVHDPSDDQLDDERGGNVSALRKETVRANLEREARNSGTGEGGAILPSSAIRRRDEIDEKPSLDRKGTSILEGTKFNICITPSLSIIQERAGEKKDPAGCANDGANTMYEDLKGAEEGTFYPPLENYNSMQVQIKDITIEDVLQKKYTMDSMHKCEMGRGTSEKGALVTTEEVDDADEEGAPRDIELENATQRLNREYTVGAPVQNAPAKRNTTLNISSDESNKDSYTRDVNSSYHLFGDRKKKTNNKIKESIKLSRKMKNNGSTNKNTQNYHSHLMNEEVNVLERSDAINVKILKENKKTKLFPCLCFKKNKKGRFSRIKKDISLEIDDPFVMNVRSPMQMSINGNEFITKEMIEVFLKPEEAEEFMKEFDLSGHGKIDMLMFRNAIKRAISCRKKFIKSLKGQESILKLVRRLMSILLSFLASVVLLFIFGVSVDTIIVTGAAFITAVTVILSYMYTSFITSVIFIAFSNPYNIGDRIRLDGGEAMYIKKIKTYTTEFETTTGKIVIYENSKLSNAKIYNESRSKNAYIDISFKVDINTPLLALKELRKSLQFLVDSRPSDFCKTKNLYFGYSLQPGHFYEISFWIKCVEGWGNWRKVFELRTDIYDFIILQLRLLSISYRLPTQKVGFTAPLNIMDTSNLKGNRNKPYDYSSPPKEIRNPLFMQSAKHKREFDLSSYELQNGDVQCGDRQSGEHLYEELPSRPQISLPIYGSNLRSALDDDTPSHFCRTNGVDRHLLHRRQSGNTEHHGAGWAQDKTTYQERTCTVATGLFLPKGRSPLANNFPYEESYTYGGVAPTKGTNIGVGIPPVPFWNNFKTGHPVIPMKNPSNMWDDSEDKSSKQWPHEGRHDWKTAPCDDLDGVNTQCGTTFLYGEYNNEQPQYMLHENSIFHTSEPSQRMEYDEGEEYSYDSSSGYDSFEYVKHFTNLHDGVRRGASVKDRRSFGLKRDYSKKDK